The nucleotide sequence CCACCGCGGCCGCTCGCATCTGCGCAAGGCGCTGCAGCACCGTGCCCCCGCGGCGCGGACCGGTCAGCAGCATGAGGTCGCCGCGGTGGCGCCGAGTGTCACGGCCCCCCGGCTGAGCGGGGAGGTCGGAATCGCGTGACCCGATCAGGCGGTCCGTCCCCCGCCGAGCAGCATCTCGGCGACCGCCTTGCGGCTCTGGTCGACGGTGAGCTGGGGCATGACGCGCGTGAGCGCGTCCTCGCCCATCTCGCCACCTGCTGCAAGTGCAAGGCGGAAGCCGATGCTCAGCGTCGGCTGAAAAACGTGTTCGCCCAGACGGCGCCCCCGGCACCGTCCGAGGGCTTTCTGGCGCGTCTGCAGGGCCTGCCGGCCGCGAGTGACGACGGAATGGGCGGCTCCCCCTTCGGGGGCCCGAGCGTCTTCGGCCCGCGCGAGATGCGCGGCGCCCCACGGGACGTCCGTGAGCGGCGCGACGTCCGGGAGCCGGAGGAGAGACGGGAGCGGGCGTTCGCCTTCGTGCCCGCGATGCCCCCGGGCACCGCGATCGCACCGGCGGCATCGGCTCGTGCCTCACGCCAGCGCGGCTTCAGGATCCATGAGGTCGAGCGCCCCGCCGCGCGCCGCAGGTTCGCCTTCGCGGCGGCCGGAGCGGTGTCGCTGGCGGCCTTCGCGCTCGGCGCGGCCCTTCCGCTGGACGCGGCGGTCGACCCCCCGGGAAGTTCGGTCGACGGTGCCGACACCGCGGTCGCCCCGGTCGACGCCGACGCCGCCGTGAGCACGGGCGTCCGGGAGCGGACCCGCCAGGAGGTGGGGCTGTTGGCCACCACGGGCACCCGGACGGGCACCCCGTCCCCGACGGCCACCCCGCATCCACCGGCCCTGCGCCAGCCCGTCGGGGCGGCGCTGAATCCGCTGATACAGCCGATTCTCTCGGTCACGGAGCTGCTGCGGACGTCGAACTCCACGCCCCCGGCCCCCGCGCCGACTCAGCTGGAGGTCCCGTCCCGGCCCACGTCGGGCGGCTCGCCGTATCTCGGGGTCAGCGCGCCCCCGAAGTAGTGCGACGGCGGTGACGGCGCGATGTCGCCGGCCGCCCGTCTCTTTGCCGATCATGACAAGGTCTTTACGTCCGCCCTGCGCGAGCGTCGACGGACCTGATTGAATCGGCTCCGGGCAGCGCGGCTCGGGCAGGTGAGCCGAGGGGCGCGGTGCCCGGGTCCCGGATACTTGGGTCTTCCGGCCGGGGGGAACTTCCCAGTGGTAGCTGGGGCGAGCCCGAAGGGTGCCGCAGGGCATCCGGGTGCTTGGTTCTTCTGGCGGGGGGCACCTCCCTGCGGTGGCAGGGGGGCGAGCTGAAGGGTGCCGTATAGCCTCCGGGGGCTTGGGTCTTCCGGCGAGTGAGCCGAAGGGGCGCGTCGCTGTCGAAAGGGAGCGCGCGCGCAGGCCCCTGAGGAACGAAGGGGCCGAGCACGGTCGACCGTCGACAGGGGGCACCTCTCAGCGGTAGCTGGGGGAGGCTAAAGCGCCCCGGAGGCGAACCGAGCCTCCAAAAAGAGGGAGATCATGGACGAGCCGAAGGCTCCCAAGCCGAAGCCGAAGTGGTGGAGCCGCCCGGTCGCCGCACGGCCCGGCGACCAGTCGAGCGACACGGCGGAGGGCGCCGAGGAGCGTACGGAGGCTGCCGCCGCGCAGGCGCCGCCGGAGCCGGTGGAGCCGGTGGAGCCGGTGGAGCCGGTGGACGCGCTCATGGAGGGCCGCGTGCCCGAGGAGCCGGCGCCCCGGCCGTTGCACGAGCCCGACCCGTACAGCACCCCGCCCTACGGCGGCCCCGGGCCCTGGGCCCCGGCCCCGCCCGTCCAGCACCCGGTGGCGACCCCCGCGCAGGGCACGCATGTCCCGCCCGGTATGGCCCAGGCGCCGCCCCCGGCCCCCGGTATGGCCCAGGCACCGCCTCAGACGCCGCCCCCGGCCCCCGGGACGCCCCAGGCACCGCCCCCGGCCCCCGGGATGACCCCGCCCCACGGCACCACCCTGCCGCCCGCCGCGGGCCCCGTACCGGGGCAGAGCGCGCCCGCGCCCATGCCGCCGCACCCCGGGATGACCCCGCCGCACGGCACACAGCTCCCTGTGGGGCCCGCGGATCCCCACCGGCCCGCCCCGATGGCGCAGCCCGCCCCGACCGCCCAGTGGCGCGGCTACGACCCCTGGACCGTGGTCCCGCCGCCCGCCGCGCCCAAGACGCCGAAGACGGTCTCCCGCCGCGGCGCCTGGATCGCCGTGCTGCTGATCGCCCTGGTCGCGGGGTGCGTCGGCGGCGGCATCGGCGCGTACGCGGAGCGGGACAACGCCTCCGGCGGCGTCGATGTGAAGCTGCCGCAGGCCCCGGTCGAGAAGGAGGCCAGGGCCCCGGGCAGTGTCGCCGGGATCGCCGCCAGCTCGCTGCCCGGCGTGGTGACCATCCATGTGCGCGGCAGCTCGGAGGAGGGCACCGGCACCGGCTTCGTCCTCGACAAGCAGGGCCACATCCTCACCAACAACCATGTCGTCCAGCCCGCCGGCGCGGACGGCGACATATCGGTGACGTTCAACAGCGGCCAGGACGCCAAGGCCGAGATCATCGGCCGCGACACCGGCTATGACCTGGCGGTCGTCAAGGTCGACCGCGTCTCCGGGCTCACCCCGCTGCCGCTGGGCAACTCCGACTCCGTGCGCGTCGGCGACCCCGTCGTGGCCATCGGCGCCCCCTTCGACCTGGCGGGCACCGTCACCTCCGGGATCATCAGCGCCAAGGAGCGTCCCATCACCGCGGGCGGCGAGAAGGAGGACGGCAGCGACGTCAGCTATGTCGACGCGCTGCAGACCGACGCGCCGATCAACCCGGGCAACTCCGGCGGCCCTCTGGTCGACCGCAAGGGGCGGGTCATCGGGATCAACAGCGCGATCCGGGCGGCCGACGACGGCTCGGGCCTCGGCGGCGGCCAGGGCGGCAGCATCGGCCTGGGCTTCGCCATCCCGATCAACCAGGGCAAGCGGGTCGCCGAGGAGCTGATCAACACCGGGAAGGCCGCCCATCCGGTGATCGGCGTGACCCTCGACATGGGCTACACGGGCGACGGCGCCCGGGTGAACACCAAGGGCGCCGGCAGCGGCCCGCCGGTCACTTCCGGCGGCCCCGGCGACAAGGCGGGGATCAAGGCCGGTGACGTGATCACGGAGGTGGACGGCGTCCCGGTGCACAGCGGACAGGAGCTGATCGTGAAGATCCGCAGCCACCGCCCCGGCGACCGGCTCGCGCTCACCGTCAAGCGCGGCGGTAAGAAGCGCACCGCGGAGCTGACCCTGGGTTCGGCGAGCAGCGGCTGACGCGCGATGTTGGCCCGGCCGTCTCCCGCGCCGACCCCGCCGCCAGGTACGGTGTTGAGTGGCCCAGGCCGGGGCCCCAGACGTCTTGAGGAGCTGCAAGGTGTTGGACATAGGACCTCTCGAGCTTGTCGCGCTCGTTGTCCTTGCGGTGCTCGTCTTCGGCCCGGACAAGCTCCCGAAGGTGATTCGGGATGTCTCGCAGTTCATCCGGAAGATCCGGGAGTTCTCCGACAGCGCCAAAGAGGACATCCGCTCCGAGCTGGGGCCGGAGTTCAAGGACTTCGAGTTCGAGGACCTCAACCCCAAGACCTTCGTGCGCAAGCATGTGATGGACTCCGATGAGCTCGGCCTGAAGGAGATCCGTAACGGCTTCGACCTCCGTAAGGAGATGGCGGAGGTCGCCGACGCGGTGAACGGCCGGGAGAGTGATTCGCCGCAGGGCTCTTCAGGGGCTTCCGGCACCACCCCGCCGTCCCTGTCCAAGGGCGACTCCAGCACGCCTGACCTGCTGCGCAAGCGCGAGGAGCCGAGCCGCGAGGAGCGTCCGCCTTTCGACTCCGACGCCACTTGATCCCCCCGTATGCCCGGCCTGGTTGACCCGTATGGCTATCCTCCCTTTGTCCGGGGTGAGGGTCGCCCGAGGGGGGCGGGCCGCCCACAACGCAGGGCAACGAGGAGGCCGCGCGCACATGGAGACCACGGGTCGGCTAGGGGAACGAGGGGCGGCAGCGGCTGCGCAGGGGATGCCCGCCGATGCCCGGCGGAGCGTCGACGGCTATCTGATGGCCGGCTTTCCTTGGTACGGGCTTGACGAGGCGTTCACCGGCCCCCGCTGGCTGATGCGGGTGGGCGCGGCGGCCGATGGCATCGTCGAGTACGGCTCGACCGGCCATGGCGAGGAGCCGTCGCTGCGCGTCGAGACCGATATGGACCAGCAGCGCTTCACGGTGGTCGTCACCGTCGCCAGCCGCCCGGGGCGGGACAGCGCCGACGGCACCGGCAAGCTGGAGGCCACCTCGGTCTCCTCGGCCGCCTGGCTGGCCGGGTCCGGTCTGTTGTCGTGCACCTGGCCGACACGGATGGAGCGGGTGCTGCGCCAGGACTGGCTGGACCAGCAGACCGCGATCGCCTGGGAGCTGGCGGACGATCTGGAGGGTGAGAACTGGTCGCAGCTCTCGCTCCCGGTGGACGGGGTGCCGACCGACTTCCACTACCGCGAGTCGGAGTACGGCTGGGTGCTGGCCGGAACGGCGGGCGAGGACGTGCACATCGGCGCGTACGGGCGCGGGATGAGCGCCTACGGCCTGGGGTTCGCGGTGGTCAAGGACATCACCCGCTACGACTCGTAAGGCAGGCGCCAAAGGCTCAGGGGGCGGCTTCCCGAGGAAGCCGCCCCTGAACCGTAAGGCCGTGGCCGTTGCCGAGCGCGAGCCGTAAGGCCGTTGCCGAGCGCGCGCTCAGAACTTGTTGCGCGGGGTGACGCCCAGCGACATGCCCGCGAGGCCGCGCTGGCGTCCGCCGATCTTGCCCGCGATCGCCTTGAGCGCGCTGCCCGCCGGGGAGTCGGGGTCGGTCAGCACGACCGGCTTCCCCTCGTCGCCGCCCTCGCGCAGCCGTACGTCGATCGGGATGGAGCCCAGCACCGGCACCGTCGTGCCGGTGGTCCGGCTGAGTCCGTCGGCGACCACCTGGCCACCGCCGGTGCCGAAGACGTCGACCATCTCGTCGCAGTGCGGGCAGGGCAGCCCGGACATGTTCTCCACGACGCCGACGATCTTCTGATGGGTCTGGACGGCGATGGCACCGGCCCGCTCGGCGACCTCGGCGGCAGCCACCTGCGGCGTCGTCACCACCAGGATCTCGGCGTTGGGCACCAACTGGGCGACGGAGATCGCGATGTCGCCGGTGCCCGGGGGGAGGTCGAGCAGGAGCACATCGAGGTCGCCCCAGTAGACATCGGCCAGGAACTGCTGGAGCGCGCGGTGCAGCATCGGGCCGCGCCAGACCACCGGGGCGTTCCCGGGGGTGAACATCCCGATCGAGATCACCTTCACGCCGTTCGCCGACGGCGGCATGATCATGTTCTCGACCTGGGTGGGCCGTCCGTCGGCGCCCAGCATGCGGGGCACCGAGTGGCCGTAGATGTCGGCGTCCACCACGCCGACCTTGAGCCCGTCGGCGGCCATCGCGGCGGCCAGGTTGACCGTCACCGACGACTTGCCGACGCCGCCCTTGCCGGAGGCCACCGCGTAGACCCGGGTCAGCGAGCCGGGCTTGGCGAAGGGCACCTCGCGCTCGGCCTGGCCGCCGCGGAGCGAGGTGGCCAGCTCACGGCGCTGCTCGTCGCTCATCACATCGAGTTCGACCGTGACCCCGGTCACACCCTCGACCTCGGCGACCGCCGTCCGCACGCTGCTGGTGATCGTGTCCCGCATCGGGCAGCCGGAGACTGTGAGGTAGACCACCACGGCGACCGAGCCATCCGCCGCGATCTCGACGGATTTGACCATGCCGAGGTCGGTGATCGGCTTGTGGATCTCCGGGTCGTTGACCGTAGCGAGCGCGGCGCGTACCGCGTCTTCGCTCGGTGCTGGGAGGGTGTCGGTAGCCATATGGAGATGGTACGGCGCCGCGGGCGGGAGGCGGGATGGCCGTCAGCGGTCGCGTTCCTCACTCGGCCGGGGGTCCGCCGTGGGCGCCGGGCCGCGGGGCGCTCCGTCCGCCGTCCGGCTCCTGGCGCAGGTCCTCCAGCTGGTCGCGGAGCCAGTCGCGGGTGGCGACCTCGCCCAGGCCCGTCCGCAGCGCCGCGATCTCCCGGGTGAGGAACTCGGTGTCGGCGATCGACCTTTCGTTCCTCTTGCGGTCCTGTTCGAGGTTGACGCGGTCGCGGTCGGCCTGGCGGTACTGGGCCAGCAGGATCAGCGGGGCGGAGTACGACGCCTGGAGCGAGAGCATCAGCGTCAGGAAGATGAACGGGAACGGGTCGAACCGCAGTCGCGGCGGCGCCAGGATGTTCCAGGTCAGCCATAAGGCGACGAAGGCGGTCATCCAGGCGATGAACCGCCCGGTGCCCAGGAATCGCGCGATCCGCTCCGACGCCCTGCCGAACGCCTCGGGGTCCCAGCGCGGCAGCGGATTGCGGCGCCGCGCCTTGGGCCGGTCCAGCCGGACGCCCTCACCGTCCATCGGCGGCCTCCGGCAGCGCCATCCCGGCGTACAGCTCGCGCTCCCGCCAGCCGGAGGGCAGCAGATGGTCCAGCACGTCGTCGACCGTCACGGCGCCGAGCAGGGAGCCGGTCTCGTCCACGACGGGCGCCGCGAGCAGGTTGTAGGTGGCCAGATGGCCGGCGACGACGGGCAGCGGGGTGTCCGGCGGCAGCGTCGGCAGATCGGTGTCGACGGACGCCCCGACGAGGGTGAACGGCGGGTCGCGCAGCAGCCGTTGGAAGTGGATGACGCCCAGATAGCGGCCGGTGGGCGTCTGGTCGGGCGGGCGGCACACATAGACCTGGGCGGCGAGCGCGGGCGTCAGGTCCTGGTTGCGCACCCGGGCGAGCGCGTCCGCGATGGTGGCGTCCGGGCGCAGCACGATCGGCTCGGTCGTCATCAGACCGCCCGCCGACCCCTCCTCGTACGACATCAGCCGCCGCATGTCCGCCGCGTCGCGGGGGCGCATCAGGTCCAGCAGCCGCTCCTTGTCGGGTTCGGGGAGCTCGGAGAGCAGATCGGCCGCGTCATCGGGGTCCATGGCCTCCAGGACGTCGGCCGCGCGCTCCTCCTTGAGCTTGCCGAGGATCTCCACCTGGTCGTCGTCGGGCAGCTCCTCCAGGACGTCCGCGAGCCGCTCGTCGTCCAGGGCCGCCGCCACCTCGCCCCGGCGCTTCGCGGACAGATGGTGCAGCACATTGGCCAGGTCGGCGGGGCGCAGCTGCTCGAAGGTGGCCAGCAGGTTCTCCACGCCCTGTCCCTGCTCCTCCAGCGAGAATCCGGTGACCGCCGACCAGTCCACGGTCAGCGCCTCGCCGCGGCGGCGCAGCGCGCCGGTCTTGCCGCGGCGTACGAAGACCTTGTCGACCTCCCACTCCCGGCGCGCGGGCAGCTGGGTCATCGCCACGTCGAGGACCGTCACCGGCTCGCCGGTCTCGACCACCCGCACCGTGCGGTCGAGCAGTTCGCCGAGGACCAGGGTCTCGGTGGGGCGCTGTTCGAAGCGGCGCATGTTGAGCACACCGGTGGTGATGACCTGGCCGGACTCCACACCGGTCACCCGCGTCATGGGCAGGAAGATCCGGCGGCGGCCGATCACCTCGACCACCAGGCCGAGCACCCGCGGCGGGCGGCCGGCCAGCCGCAGCATCGCCACGACATCGCGCACCCGCCCCACCTGGTCGCCGTTCGGGTCGAAGACGGCGACGCCCGCGAGATGCGAGACGAAGACCCGGGGGGCGCCTGCCGGCATGCCCTGCCTCCCCTCGTATATGGGGTTTTGTGGTCATTCAAGGTAATGATCCGCTCTTCACCGGGTTCAGGCTAACGTGCCCGCACCTGCCCTGCCGCCGGGCGAGGGCGGTACGGCACCCTGCGGACACCGCGGGACGGCACCGGTACGCTGCCCTACTGCACCGGCATCAGGAGGCAGAGCGGACGTGCGCACCCGGAACAGGGCTGTCGTTGCGGCGATGTGCGCGGGGTTGGCCGCCACGCTCGTCGCGTGTGGCGGCGGCGGTGGGGAGCAGGACCCCGACGCGGGGACGAACGGTGTGGGAAAGCTCCCCGCCACGAAGATCGAGAGCAAGACCCGTCAGGCGGTCGCCGGCGCGAGTTCGGTGCGGCTCTCCGGCACGCTCGTCACCCAGGGAGCCACCTACAAGCTGAACATGCGGCTCAAGGCCGACGGCGGCACGGGCCAGGTCTCCACCAAGGGCTCCAGCTTCGAGCTGCTGCGCGTCGGCAAGGAGCTCTACCTCAAGGCCGACGCGGGCTTCTGGTCACACGACGGCGGGGACGAGGGACACGGCGGCGCGGCCGGCGCGGCCGGGAAGCTGGACGACAAGTATGTGAAGGTCCCCTCCGGCGACCCCTCCTACCAGCGGCTCAGCGGTTTCACCGATATGAAGCTGCTGCTGGACGGGTTGCTCGGCCTGCACGGCAAGGTCGCCACGGGCGACCACGGACAGGTGGGCGGCGTACGGACGATCCGCATCAGCGCCGGCAAGGCCGGTGAGGGCGGATCGCTCGATGTCTCCCTGGAGGGCCGGCCCTATCCGCTGCGGCTGCAGCGGGCGGGCGGCGCCGGCGTGATCCAGCTCGCGGACTGGAACAAGGGCTTCAAGCTCGCCGCCCCGGAGAAGGGCCATGTGCTCGACTACGGGCAGCAGATCCCGGAGGCGCCGTAGCCGGCCCCGCGGACGCCGTAGTCGCGAGCGCCCGTATGGGCGGCGAGGACGCGTCCTTGAAGCCGGGGCGCTTACCGGGCGTCAGGGCCAGGACGCGTCCTTACGGCGGGCGTCAGGGCTGGACCGCGGCCTTACGGGCGTCGGAGCCAGGCCCGGCCTCACCCGGCGTCAGAAGCTACGACGCGTCCTTACGGGCGCCACGGGCGCGCTTCTTGCGGCGGGCGAGGAGCTTCGGGAGCGCCGCCGGGATCGGCCGACGGGTGGTCGCCGGGGACGGCAGCGGGGCCGCCGCCAGGGAGCCGGTGGGGTGTTCGGCGAGCGCCCCGGGCGTGGGCTCCAGCCGCAGCACCCGGCATTCGCGCGCCCAGCGCTCCGCGATGTGGTCGGCGTCCGTCGCGTTCAGCCGCTTGCCCTTGAGCTCGTCGACCACCGCGGTCCACGCCTCGCCGCCCGGGGCCAGTTCGACCACCCGCGCGGGCCAGCCGACCAGGCGCCCGCCCTTGTCCTTGCTGCGCACGGTCACCGTGGCGCTTCCGCCGTCGGTCAGTCCGAGGCCCTGGAGGGGCTGCTCCTGGGGCCCGTCCCCGACGAGGCAGACGGCGCCCTCGTGCCAGATGTGCCACAGGGCGCGCGGGGCGCCTTCGGTGCCCTGGACCCAGATGAGGGCGGACTTCTTGGCCGCCTCCTCGACAAGGGCACGGTCCATCGGCGTCTGCGTCATGCCGACAGCCTAGGCCAGTCACGC is from Streptomyces hygroscopicus and encodes:
- a CDS encoding sodium:proton antiporter; the protein is MATDTLPAPSEDAVRAALATVNDPEIHKPITDLGMVKSVEIAADGSVAVVVYLTVSGCPMRDTITSSVRTAVAEVEGVTGVTVELDVMSDEQRRELATSLRGGQAEREVPFAKPGSLTRVYAVASGKGGVGKSSVTVNLAAAMAADGLKVGVVDADIYGHSVPRMLGADGRPTQVENMIMPPSANGVKVISIGMFTPGNAPVVWRGPMLHRALQQFLADVYWGDLDVLLLDLPPGTGDIAISVAQLVPNAEILVVTTPQVAAAEVAERAGAIAVQTHQKIVGVVENMSGLPCPHCDEMVDVFGTGGGQVVADGLSRTTGTTVPVLGSIPIDVRLREGGDEGKPVVLTDPDSPAGSALKAIAGKIGGRQRGLAGMSLGVTPRNKF
- a CDS encoding membrane protein codes for the protein MTRSGGPSPAEQHLGDRLAALVDGELGHDARERVLAHLATCCKCKAEADAQRRLKNVFAQTAPPAPSEGFLARLQGLPAASDDGMGGSPFGGPSVFGPREMRGAPRDVRERRDVREPEERRERAFAFVPAMPPGTAIAPAASARASRQRGFRIHEVERPAARRRFAFAAAGAVSLAAFALGAALPLDAAVDPPGSSVDGADTAVAPVDADAAVSTGVRERTRQEVGLLATTGTRTGTPSPTATPHPPALRQPVGAALNPLIQPILSVTELLRTSNSTPPAPAPTQLEVPSRPTSGGSPYLGVSAPPK
- a CDS encoding protease; its protein translation is MDEPKAPKPKPKWWSRPVAARPGDQSSDTAEGAEERTEAAAAQAPPEPVEPVEPVEPVDALMEGRVPEEPAPRPLHEPDPYSTPPYGGPGPWAPAPPVQHPVATPAQGTHVPPGMAQAPPPAPGMAQAPPQTPPPAPGTPQAPPPAPGMTPPHGTTLPPAAGPVPGQSAPAPMPPHPGMTPPHGTQLPVGPADPHRPAPMAQPAPTAQWRGYDPWTVVPPPAAPKTPKTVSRRGAWIAVLLIALVAGCVGGGIGAYAERDNASGGVDVKLPQAPVEKEARAPGSVAGIAASSLPGVVTIHVRGSSEEGTGTGFVLDKQGHILTNNHVVQPAGADGDISVTFNSGQDAKAEIIGRDTGYDLAVVKVDRVSGLTPLPLGNSDSVRVGDPVVAIGAPFDLAGTVTSGIISAKERPITAGGEKEDGSDVSYVDALQTDAPINPGNSGGPLVDRKGRVIGINSAIRAADDGSGLGGGQGGSIGLGFAIPINQGKRVAEELINTGKAAHPVIGVTLDMGYTGDGARVNTKGAGSGPPVTSGGPGDKAGIKAGDVITEVDGVPVHSGQELIVKIRSHRPGDRLALTVKRGGKKRTAELTLGSASSG
- a CDS encoding magnesium transporter; the protein is MPAGAPRVFVSHLAGVAVFDPNGDQVGRVRDVVAMLRLAGRPPRVLGLVVEVIGRRRIFLPMTRVTGVESGQVITTGVLNMRRFEQRPTETLVLGELLDRTVRVVETGEPVTVLDVAMTQLPARREWEVDKVFVRRGKTGALRRRGEALTVDWSAVTGFSLEEQGQGVENLLATFEQLRPADLANVLHHLSAKRRGEVAAALDDERLADVLEELPDDDQVEILGKLKEERAADVLEAMDPDDAADLLSELPEPDKERLLDLMRPRDAADMRRLMSYEEGSAGGLMTTEPIVLRPDATIADALARVRNQDLTPALAAQVYVCRPPDQTPTGRYLGVIHFQRLLRDPPFTLVGASVDTDLPTLPPDTPLPVVAGHLATYNLLAAPVVDETGSLLGAVTVDDVLDHLLPSGWRERELYAGMALPEAADGR
- a CDS encoding membrane protein, translating into MDGEGVRLDRPKARRRNPLPRWDPEAFGRASERIARFLGTGRFIAWMTAFVALWLTWNILAPPRLRFDPFPFIFLTLMLSLQASYSAPLILLAQYRQADRDRVNLEQDRKRNERSIADTEFLTREIAALRTGLGEVATRDWLRDQLEDLRQEPDGGRSAPRPGAHGGPPAE
- a CDS encoding preprotein translocase yields the protein MLDIGPLELVALVVLAVLVFGPDKLPKVIRDVSQFIRKIREFSDSAKEDIRSELGPEFKDFEFEDLNPKTFVRKHVMDSDELGLKEIRNGFDLRKEMAEVADAVNGRESDSPQGSSGASGTTPPSLSKGDSSTPDLLRKREEPSREERPPFDSDAT